From the genome of Clostridium sp. BNL1100, one region includes:
- a CDS encoding ABC transporter substrate-binding protein: MMLKKRNWLVALLTGLLSVSFVLTGCGGSDSSSSSTSTSGSATATGSASAEKLDPIEISFFISDPGQAPTPDNKIYKKIKEELGVTCNFEFLVGDKNQKIGVMIAGGEYPDVITLGSDTVSKFTGAGALVPLEEIIEKDAPNLKKHFDPYKNKVKDVSDGHFYVMPGYGVYYNDFSINVNEGPAFFMQKAVLKDAGYPKVKTLDQYFDLIEKYKAKNPTIDGQPTIGFEVLSEGWRDFCLKNPPQHLIGHPNDGGVVVDNKTNTAEFFWDKDYSKRYYKKLNEINAKGLLDPETFTMNYDQYIAKLSSGRVLGMFDQHWNFSNAELTLKTQKKFERTYAPLPVVFDEGTQDYYMDRPVLNVNTGYAITKSAKDPARIVKFFDALLEEKWQKILGWGIEGEDYKVDDKGSFFMTPEQRVNYNDQTWRLGNMAHTLWYYAPKMEGTFSDGNATGPGGQPKEYYDALDQYDKDFLKAYGYDQQSDFFSPAPENRISYPAWQIDLVDGSPASMANTKVGDIATKFLPKAILAKPDKFDSVWDEYVNQLHKEDIQAYVDRINDQLKWRADNWK, translated from the coding sequence ATGATGTTAAAAAAGAGAAATTGGCTAGTAGCACTATTAACAGGTTTATTGTCAGTTAGCTTTGTATTAACAGGTTGTGGCGGTTCCGATAGCAGCAGCTCTTCTACTTCAACTTCTGGATCAGCAACAGCTACAGGTTCAGCATCAGCTGAAAAGCTCGATCCAATAGAGATAAGCTTCTTTATCTCTGACCCAGGTCAGGCACCAACACCTGATAACAAGATTTACAAGAAAATTAAAGAAGAACTCGGCGTTACTTGTAATTTTGAGTTCTTAGTAGGTGACAAAAACCAGAAGATAGGAGTTATGATTGCCGGCGGAGAATATCCTGACGTAATAACTCTTGGCTCAGATACAGTTAGTAAGTTTACAGGAGCTGGTGCTTTAGTTCCTTTAGAGGAAATAATCGAAAAGGATGCTCCAAACCTTAAGAAGCATTTTGATCCATACAAGAATAAGGTAAAGGATGTTTCAGACGGGCATTTTTATGTAATGCCTGGCTACGGTGTTTATTATAATGATTTTAGTATAAATGTTAATGAAGGACCTGCTTTCTTTATGCAAAAAGCAGTATTGAAGGATGCTGGTTACCCAAAAGTTAAAACTCTTGACCAGTACTTCGATCTTATAGAAAAGTATAAAGCAAAGAATCCTACAATCGACGGACAACCAACAATTGGATTTGAAGTTCTTTCAGAAGGCTGGAGAGATTTCTGCCTAAAGAATCCACCTCAACATTTGATTGGTCATCCAAACGATGGCGGTGTTGTAGTTGATAATAAGACTAATACTGCAGAATTCTTCTGGGATAAGGATTATTCAAAGAGATATTACAAGAAACTTAATGAAATAAATGCTAAGGGCTTACTTGACCCGGAAACATTTACTATGAACTATGACCAATATATAGCTAAGCTTTCAAGCGGTAGAGTTCTTGGTATGTTCGACCAGCACTGGAATTTCAGCAATGCTGAATTAACATTAAAGACTCAGAAGAAGTTTGAAAGAACATATGCTCCATTGCCTGTAGTATTCGATGAAGGAACACAGGATTACTACATGGATAGACCTGTTCTTAATGTTAACACAGGTTATGCAATCACAAAGAGCGCTAAAGACCCTGCAAGAATAGTTAAATTCTTCGATGCTTTACTGGAAGAAAAATGGCAGAAGATCCTCGGTTGGGGAATCGAAGGTGAAGATTACAAGGTTGACGATAAGGGTTCATTCTTCATGACTCCTGAACAACGTGTAAACTACAATGACCAGACTTGGAGACTTGGAAACATGGCTCATACTCTCTGGTACTATGCTCCTAAGATGGAAGGTACATTCAGTGATGGAAATGCTACAGGCCCAGGCGGACAGCCAAAAGAATACTATGATGCACTTGACCAGTACGACAAAGATTTCTTAAAGGCATACGGATATGATCAACAGTCTGATTTCTTCAGCCCAGCTCCTGAAAACAGAATCTCATACCCAGCATGGCAGATAGATCTTGTTGACGGTTCACCTGCAAGCATGGCAAACACAAAAGTTGGAGATATTGCAACTAAGTTCTTACCAAAGGCAATACTTGCTAAACCAGATAAGTTTGACAGTGTATGGGATGAATATGTAAATCAACTCCACAAAGAAGATATTCAAGCATATGTTGATAGAATCAATGATCAACTCAAGTGGAGAGCTGACAACTGGAAGTAA
- a CDS encoding ABC transporter permease subunit: MANNVTALADNKLQGKKMTGHKITWNTLVKQKQLIFMSVPMLIYILIFSYVPIWGWLMAFQNYKPAKGFFEQKWVGLQNFKYLFKDDNFIRDFRNTISMSFINLILSYVTAIVLALLLNEIKNVFFKRTVQTISYLPHFLSWVIVTGIVATCLSTEGGIVNIVLVKLGIINSPINWLSEGKYFWGIVGATNVWKELGWNTIIYLGAITAIDPALYEAAGLDGAGRFRKMWHVTLPGIKATFVVLLIMSIGHVMEAGFEIQYLLGKGPVLDWSETIDIYVIKYGINQFNYSLATAAGIFKSVIAIIMLFLANNVAKRLGEERLI, translated from the coding sequence ATGGCTAATAATGTAACAGCTTTAGCTGATAATAAACTACAAGGCAAGAAAATGACGGGACATAAAATAACCTGGAACACGCTTGTAAAGCAAAAGCAGCTTATATTCATGTCCGTACCGATGCTCATTTATATTTTAATTTTTTCATATGTACCGATTTGGGGCTGGCTCATGGCTTTCCAGAATTATAAACCGGCAAAAGGCTTTTTTGAACAAAAGTGGGTTGGTCTCCAAAATTTCAAATATCTATTTAAAGATGATAATTTCATAAGAGATTTCAGAAATACAATTAGCATGAGTTTTATAAACCTGATACTAAGTTATGTTACAGCAATAGTACTTGCACTACTTCTAAACGAAATTAAGAATGTGTTCTTCAAGAGAACTGTTCAGACAATATCTTATTTACCGCACTTTTTATCTTGGGTAATTGTAACAGGTATTGTGGCTACTTGCCTTTCTACTGAGGGAGGTATTGTAAACATAGTACTGGTGAAATTAGGTATAATTAATTCTCCAATTAATTGGCTAAGTGAAGGAAAATATTTCTGGGGGATTGTAGGTGCCACTAACGTATGGAAAGAACTTGGGTGGAATACTATAATTTACCTTGGGGCAATAACTGCCATCGACCCTGCTCTATATGAGGCAGCAGGCTTAGATGGAGCCGGAAGATTTAGAAAAATGTGGCATGTTACACTTCCGGGAATTAAAGCTACCTTTGTAGTCCTTCTGATAATGTCTATAGGTCATGTTATGGAAGCAGGTTTTGAAATTCAGTACCTGTTAGGAAAGGGGCCTGTTTTAGACTGGTCTGAAACTATAGATATTTATGTTATCAAGTATGGTATTAACCAGTTCAATTATTCGCTTGCAACAGCAGCTGGTATATTTAAGAGTGTAATTGCAATTATTATGCTATTCCTTGCCAATAATGTTGCTAAGAGATTAGGCGAAGAAAGGCTTATCTAA
- a CDS encoding carbohydrate ABC transporter permease, producing MINLRKPVRIGDVVFNTFNFVFMATLMIVTLYPFLNTLAISFNNGVDTLRGGIYLWPREFSFQNYKAIFIGGNVFHAFLVSVERTVLSTVMNLFLTTMLSFTLSRKEYVFRKPITIIFVLTMYFNAGIIPNYFLIKNLHLLNSFWVYVLPSMIAAFNMIVIRTFIIGIPESFVESARIDGAGDFRIFIQVIFPLCKPVLATIALFVAVGAWNTWFDTFLYCSSKQNLSTLQYELMKLLSSTQNFNSNPALAAGVGANSQTADTMVTSLSIRAAITIVAAVPIIIVYPFLQRYFVVGLNVGGVKE from the coding sequence ATGATTAATCTACGAAAACCCGTAAGGATAGGAGACGTAGTTTTTAACACATTTAATTTTGTCTTCATGGCTACACTTATGATTGTAACTCTCTATCCATTTTTAAATACACTTGCAATATCTTTTAACAATGGGGTTGACACTTTAAGAGGCGGAATATACCTTTGGCCTAGAGAATTTTCATTTCAGAATTATAAGGCTATATTCATAGGAGGCAACGTATTTCATGCATTCTTGGTATCAGTAGAAAGAACAGTACTTTCTACAGTGATGAATTTATTCCTTACTACTATGCTTTCCTTTACGTTAAGCAGAAAGGAATACGTATTCAGAAAGCCTATAACAATAATATTTGTATTAACAATGTACTTTAATGCAGGTATAATACCGAACTACTTCCTGATAAAGAATTTGCATTTGTTGAACAGCTTCTGGGTATATGTTCTGCCGTCAATGATAGCAGCGTTTAACATGATCGTTATCAGAACCTTTATTATAGGTATACCTGAAAGCTTTGTTGAATCAGCAAGAATCGATGGAGCAGGAGATTTCAGAATATTTATACAGGTAATCTTTCCTTTGTGTAAACCCGTACTGGCTACAATTGCACTCTTCGTTGCAGTTGGTGCATGGAATACATGGTTTGATACCTTCCTGTATTGTTCGTCAAAACAGAACCTTAGTACACTGCAATATGAGTTGATGAAGCTGCTGAGCTCGACACAGAACTTCAATTCAAATCCTGCCTTGGCAGCAGGTGTGGGTGCTAATTCGCAAACTGCAGATACTATGGTTACGTCCTTATCTATAAGGGCAGCTATAACAATAGTAGCAGCTGTTCCGATAATTATTGTATATCCATTCCTGCAAAGATACTTCGTTGTAGGTTTGAATGTTGGTGGAGTTAAAGAATAA
- a CDS encoding endo-1,4-beta-xylanase, producing MSIVSNSKYSHRVATKTIKLSGPDGSVLRNTEVVVKQTKHKFLFGCAQFDAIPYVNDIFKGKEKELAGQRFEKFFDLFNYATVPFYWGRFEPVKGQPMIKETKKAAQWLASNGLLLKGHPLCWHTVTAPWLLDMTNEEILAAQMNRINRDVSEFKGLIDIWDAINEVVIMPVFDKYDNGITRICKELGRIKLVSKVFNEAKKANPGATLLINDFNTSESYAILLEGLIEAGVPIDAIGIQSHMHQGYWGVEKTLEVLERFSRFGIPLHFTENTLVSGQLIPPEIEDLNDYQVKEWPSTAEGEDRQAREVVSHYKTLLENPKVESITWWDFADGAWLGAPSGFITVDNRVKPAYDELHKLVKGEWWLKPTKYMTDENGEIKVSGFFGDYEVSCHEIKIGFTLDSSNETVKLKI from the coding sequence ATGAGTATAGTTAGTAACAGCAAGTATAGCCATCGAGTAGCAACAAAGACTATTAAACTTTCCGGACCAGACGGCAGTGTTTTAAGAAATACAGAAGTTGTTGTTAAACAAACCAAGCATAAATTTCTATTCGGTTGTGCACAATTTGATGCTATTCCGTATGTAAATGATATATTTAAGGGTAAAGAAAAGGAACTTGCAGGACAACGATTTGAGAAGTTTTTTGATTTGTTCAATTACGCAACTGTACCTTTTTATTGGGGAAGATTTGAACCTGTAAAGGGCCAACCCATGATAAAGGAAACGAAGAAGGCAGCCCAATGGCTAGCTTCAAATGGACTTTTGTTAAAGGGGCATCCATTGTGCTGGCACACTGTTACAGCACCTTGGCTGCTAGATATGACAAATGAAGAAATACTTGCGGCTCAGATGAATCGTATTAACCGTGATGTTTCAGAGTTTAAAGGCTTGATAGATATTTGGGATGCAATAAATGAAGTTGTTATCATGCCTGTTTTTGATAAATATGATAACGGGATCACAAGGATTTGCAAAGAGCTTGGACGTATAAAGCTGGTTAGCAAGGTGTTCAATGAGGCGAAAAAAGCAAATCCGGGTGCGACACTATTGATTAACGACTTCAACACTTCCGAATCTTATGCGATTCTGCTGGAAGGACTTATTGAGGCCGGAGTACCTATTGATGCAATCGGAATACAATCTCATATGCATCAAGGCTATTGGGGCGTGGAAAAGACTTTGGAAGTACTCGAAAGGTTCTCCAGATTTGGCATTCCGCTTCATTTTACAGAAAATACTTTGGTTTCAGGACAGTTGATACCGCCTGAAATTGAAGACCTGAATGATTATCAAGTAAAAGAATGGCCTTCAACAGCTGAGGGTGAGGACAGACAGGCCAGAGAAGTTGTATCGCATTATAAGACACTTTTGGAGAATCCAAAGGTTGAATCCATTACTTGGTGGGATTTTGCAGATGGAGCTTGGCTGGGTGCACCATCAGGATTTATTACTGTTGATAACAGGGTTAAGCCTGCATATGATGAATTACACAAACTTGTAAAAGGTGAATGGTGGCTGAAGCCGACTAAGTACATGACTGATGAAAACGGAGAAATTAAGGTTTCGGGATTCTTTGGTGATTATGAAGTTTCGTGCCATGAGATAAAGATTGGTTTTACTCTTGATAGCTCAAATGAGACTGTCAAACTAAAAATTTAA
- a CDS encoding glycoside hydrolase family 2 TIM barrel-domain containing protein, whose amino-acid sequence MIIKNYFENPKKLHVGTMEKRAYYIPYPPRDVNKSNDRTKSQRFHLLNGEWDFLYFKSIYNITDEFYLPGYDRAGFDKIPVPSVWQNHGYDRHQYTNIKYPFPYDPPYVPVDNPCGAYVREFNVDSSWMGMNKYINFEGVDSCFYLWINGNFIGYSQVSHSTSEFDITNHVHEGTNTIAVLVLKWCDGSYFEDQDKFRTSGIFRDVYIILRPENHIRDFFVKTSLTENYKSAEIRVDMDFTGSVPGIEYKLEDSRNGNIEAQGKAQGNSLSIKIDDPKLWSAEIPHLYNLVLESEFETISVPIGIREIKVEKGIVYLNGQKIKFKGVNRHDSDSVKGPAVAIEDMLRDLMLMKQHNINAIRTSHYPNSPLFTELCDKYGFYIIAEADIEAHGTTAVFGGGQDGKAFPMLAHDPEFEEAITDRVKSCVIRDKNHPCIVIWSLGNESGYGKNFESALKWLKGYDNSRLTHYESALYPPEGYDADFSGLDLYSRMYASCEDIIEYFQENVTKPLILCEYSHAMGNGPGDLEEYHEQIEKYDGLCGGFVWEWCDHAVYMGRTEDGRKKYFYGGDFGEFPHDGNFCMDGLVYPDRRIHTGLLEYKNVLRPLRLVDENSKDGQFAFRNMLDFINAKDCLYISYEVTKNGEVISEGIIDDPNLLDIQPHEKKVISLSLPDVEEGDCYIKFDYIQKTDTPFVNSGYQLGFDQVKVDGDKVGLQEDKITNILGESNSGGGELSLVESDRNVVIIGKNFRYTFNKMTGVFDKMVYDNNVILEKPMNYNIWRAPTDNDRNVRHKWEEAGYDRTLSRSYNTQVFKESGNIRIITELSLLAVHIQRILSISTEWNIAENGLISVNMQVERNMEMPFLPRFGLRLFLPEYISNVDYFGYGPYESYADKRRSSYMGHFKSKVGSMHEDYLKPQENGSHWGCHYVKLVSNCGLGLLITGDETFSFNASYYTQEELTSKPHNFELEKCGNTVLCIDYAQSGVGSNSCGPELMEKYRFNAQRFHYTMFIKPFTEGT is encoded by the coding sequence ATGATAATAAAAAATTATTTTGAAAACCCTAAAAAACTTCATGTAGGGACAATGGAAAAAAGGGCTTATTATATACCTTACCCACCGAGGGATGTCAATAAAAGCAATGACAGAACAAAGTCACAAAGATTTCATTTATTAAATGGAGAGTGGGACTTCCTTTATTTCAAAAGCATCTATAATATAACGGATGAATTTTATTTACCCGGATATGACCGAGCAGGATTTGATAAAATACCTGTTCCTTCTGTATGGCAAAATCATGGTTACGACAGGCATCAATATACAAATATAAAGTATCCTTTTCCATATGACCCTCCGTATGTTCCCGTAGATAACCCATGTGGTGCATATGTCAGAGAGTTTAATGTAGATAGCAGTTGGATGGGAATGAACAAATATATTAATTTTGAGGGAGTCGATTCATGCTTCTATCTATGGATTAATGGTAATTTTATAGGTTACAGTCAGGTTTCCCATTCTACCAGTGAATTTGATATAACTAACCATGTACATGAAGGAACTAACACTATAGCGGTCCTTGTACTTAAATGGTGTGATGGCAGTTACTTTGAAGATCAGGATAAATTCAGGACATCAGGTATATTCAGAGATGTTTATATTATTCTTAGACCGGAGAATCATATAAGGGATTTCTTTGTAAAAACTTCGCTCACCGAGAACTATAAAAGTGCTGAAATAAGAGTAGACATGGATTTCACAGGAAGTGTTCCCGGCATAGAATATAAGCTTGAGGATAGTAGAAATGGGAATATTGAAGCCCAGGGAAAGGCACAGGGAAATAGCCTGAGTATTAAAATAGATGATCCAAAGTTGTGGAGTGCAGAAATCCCACATCTTTATAATTTAGTACTGGAATCAGAATTTGAGACTATTTCAGTGCCGATAGGCATCCGCGAAATAAAAGTTGAGAAAGGTATTGTTTACCTGAATGGTCAAAAAATAAAATTCAAGGGTGTAAATCGACATGACTCGGATTCTGTAAAAGGACCGGCGGTAGCTATTGAAGATATGCTAAGGGATTTAATGCTGATGAAGCAGCATAATATAAATGCTATTCGTACAAGCCATTATCCAAATTCTCCTCTGTTTACCGAACTCTGCGATAAATATGGATTCTATATCATTGCAGAAGCAGATATTGAAGCCCATGGTACAACTGCAGTTTTCGGGGGCGGGCAGGACGGAAAGGCATTTCCCATGCTGGCGCATGACCCTGAATTTGAAGAGGCTATTACAGACCGGGTAAAAAGTTGTGTTATAAGGGATAAAAATCACCCTTGTATTGTTATATGGTCACTTGGAAATGAATCTGGATATGGCAAAAATTTTGAGAGTGCGTTGAAGTGGCTTAAGGGTTACGATAACAGCAGACTTACCCATTATGAAAGTGCTTTGTATCCGCCGGAGGGCTATGATGCTGATTTCAGTGGTTTGGATCTGTACAGTCGTATGTATGCCTCCTGTGAGGATATAATTGAATATTTTCAGGAGAATGTTACCAAACCTCTTATTTTATGCGAGTACTCCCATGCTATGGGCAACGGCCCGGGTGATCTTGAGGAATACCATGAACAGATAGAAAAATACGATGGTTTATGTGGGGGATTTGTTTGGGAATGGTGCGACCATGCTGTCTATATGGGAAGAACTGAAGATGGCAGGAAGAAGTATTTTTATGGCGGAGATTTCGGTGAATTTCCCCATGACGGAAACTTTTGTATGGATGGTTTGGTTTATCCTGACAGAAGAATTCATACAGGGTTGCTGGAATATAAAAATGTTCTTAGACCGCTAAGACTTGTAGATGAGAATTCCAAAGATGGACAATTTGCCTTCAGGAATATGCTTGATTTTATTAATGCAAAAGACTGCTTGTATATTTCCTACGAAGTAACTAAAAACGGTGAGGTTATATCAGAAGGTATCATAGATGATCCCAATCTACTGGACATACAACCCCATGAGAAAAAAGTCATAAGTCTTAGCCTTCCTGATGTGGAAGAAGGCGACTGCTATATAAAATTTGATTATATACAAAAGACTGATACACCGTTTGTTAACAGCGGATATCAACTTGGTTTTGACCAGGTTAAGGTGGATGGTGACAAGGTTGGACTACAGGAGGACAAGATAACCAATATTTTGGGAGAATCGAATTCAGGGGGCGGAGAACTATCCTTGGTAGAATCCGACAGGAACGTCGTAATAATAGGGAAAAACTTTCGGTACACCTTTAATAAAATGACAGGCGTGTTTGATAAAATGGTATACGACAATAATGTAATTCTTGAAAAGCCAATGAACTACAATATATGGAGGGCACCTACGGACAATGATAGAAATGTACGGCATAAATGGGAAGAGGCAGGCTATGACAGAACTTTGTCCCGATCATATAATACTCAGGTATTCAAGGAAAGCGGTAATATAAGGATAATCACAGAACTATCTCTTTTGGCGGTTCACATACAGAGAATACTGAGTATCAGTACAGAATGGAATATAGCAGAGAATGGACTTATATCAGTTAACATGCAGGTGGAAAGGAATATGGAAATGCCGTTTCTGCCCCGCTTCGGCCTGAGATTATTCCTACCGGAGTACATCAGCAATGTTGATTACTTTGGATATGGTCCATATGAAAGCTATGCAGATAAAAGAAGGTCTTCATATATGGGACACTTTAAATCTAAAGTCGGAAGCATGCATGAGGACTACTTGAAACCCCAGGAAAACGGAAGCCACTGGGGGTGCCATTATGTAAAGCTGGTATCAAATTGTGGTCTTGGGTTACTGATAACCGGAGATGAGACTTTTAGTTTTAATGCATCCTACTATACTCAGGAGGAACTGACAAGTAAGCCTCACAATTTTGAACTGGAAAAGTGCGGAAACACTGTTCTTTGCATAGATTATGCCCAAAGCGGAGTAGGCTCAAACAGCTGTGGGCCTGAGCTTATGGAGAAGTATCGTTTTAATGCACAGAGATTCCATTATACTATGTTCATAAAGCCCTTTACAGAGGGGACTTAG
- a CDS encoding aminotransferase class I/II-fold pyridoxal phosphate-dependent enzyme: MEKGAKVYNLPIYNYLRKYEKENINIFHMPGHKLSKGIPQELTTDVLKLDVTEVDGTDNLHYPEGIIKEAQEHAARAFGADNTFFLVNGSTCGIQAAIMSVCTRGQKILIGRDSHKSVVSGLIMSGAEPVFIYPEYNSKFGINEGITAQSIEKALCMNPEAAAVLITRPNYYGICSDIDAIVKIVHSHGKPLIVDEAHGAHLVFSPLLPPSANQYKADIVIQSAHKTLPAVTQGAYMHINGSLIDIEKIRFNLAMLQTSSPSYIIMTYLDIARELMETEGKERLFYLIEEINAFKNRIAEIHGYEVLEGKYLGINTIQDPTRLVLNTSGLGISGYEAEAVLRAELSVQVEMADYENFVLITTTADNKRTFDRLYESLTKLAKVSFNDEWGRQAEKIRSLVAQKPFEALTALSPYEAYATQKEHKELKSCLGRICAGVVTPYPPGIPVLYPGELIDSWKIRYIESIIELGGKVNGVGNNNSVQVVK; the protein is encoded by the coding sequence ATGGAAAAGGGTGCAAAAGTGTATAACTTGCCAATATATAATTATTTAAGAAAATATGAAAAAGAAAATATAAATATATTTCATATGCCTGGCCACAAGTTGTCAAAAGGAATTCCACAGGAACTTACCACGGACGTTCTCAAACTCGACGTAACTGAGGTTGATGGAACAGACAATCTTCATTATCCAGAGGGAATAATAAAAGAGGCTCAGGAGCATGCAGCAAGGGCATTTGGAGCTGATAATACTTTTTTTCTTGTAAATGGCTCAACCTGCGGGATTCAGGCTGCGATTATGAGTGTTTGCACAAGAGGCCAAAAAATATTAATAGGAAGAGATTCACACAAATCTGTAGTGTCAGGGCTGATAATGTCCGGGGCAGAACCGGTATTTATATATCCCGAATACAACAGCAAGTTTGGAATAAATGAAGGCATAACAGCACAAAGTATTGAAAAGGCTCTTTGTATGAACCCTGAAGCAGCAGCCGTACTCATAACAAGGCCTAATTATTACGGTATATGCAGCGATATTGACGCTATAGTAAAAATAGTTCATTCACACGGAAAACCTTTGATAGTGGATGAGGCTCACGGAGCGCACTTGGTATTCAGCCCTCTGCTGCCTCCTTCAGCAAACCAATACAAAGCAGACATTGTAATACAAAGTGCTCACAAAACACTTCCGGCTGTAACACAGGGTGCGTATATGCATATAAACGGCTCCCTTATTGACATTGAAAAAATCAGATTTAACTTAGCCATGCTCCAAACTTCAAGTCCTTCATATATTATAATGACGTATCTGGATATTGCAAGAGAGCTCATGGAAACGGAAGGAAAAGAAAGACTCTTTTATTTGATTGAAGAAATCAATGCTTTTAAAAACAGGATTGCTGAAATACATGGTTATGAGGTTTTAGAAGGCAAGTATCTGGGTATTAATACAATACAGGATCCCACAAGGCTGGTTTTAAATACATCAGGGCTTGGTATAAGCGGATATGAGGCAGAAGCAGTGCTGAGAGCAGAGTTGTCTGTCCAGGTAGAAATGGCTGATTATGAAAACTTTGTTTTAATTACAACAACAGCTGATAATAAGAGGACTTTTGATAGGCTTTATGAAAGTTTAACAAAGCTGGCTAAAGTGTCTTTTAATGATGAGTGGGGAAGGCAAGCAGAAAAAATACGAAGTTTGGTAGCTCAGAAACCATTTGAAGCTTTAACGGCATTAAGTCCGTATGAAGCCTATGCTACACAAAAGGAACATAAGGAATTAAAATCCTGTTTAGGAAGGATATGTGCGGGAGTAGTCACTCCATATCCTCCGGGTATTCCTGTTCTTTACCCCGGAGAACTGATAGATAGTTGGAAGATACGTTACATAGAATCCATTATTGAATTGGGCGGGAAGGTTAATGGTGTTGGTAATAATAATAGTGTCCAAGTTGTAAAATAA
- the tmk gene encoding dTMP kinase: MRKGLFITVEGTDGSGKTTQIKLMEEFLKAAGINVVLSREPGGTEISEMIRNLILDPRNIDISPLTELMLYAAARAQHVFQVIRPALESGKYVICDRFVDSSYAYQGCGRGVDLKTVADVNRAAVDGVVPDITFFLDIDPRLAIERRIKSTGADRIEQEKMDFHIRVYEGYRKMSLLYPDRIKTIDASKSIEEISSQIKIYLKEIL, encoded by the coding sequence ATGCGTAAAGGTTTGTTTATAACTGTTGAGGGAACTGACGGGTCTGGAAAGACAACTCAGATTAAGTTGATGGAAGAATTTCTAAAGGCTGCTGGCATTAACGTAGTACTGTCCAGAGAGCCCGGAGGTACCGAAATCAGCGAGATGATCAGGAATTTGATACTTGATCCCAGGAATATAGATATTTCCCCTTTAACAGAATTGATGCTTTACGCAGCAGCCAGAGCCCAGCATGTTTTTCAGGTCATAAGGCCAGCTTTAGAAAGCGGTAAATATGTTATATGCGACAGGTTTGTAGATTCAAGCTATGCATATCAGGGATGTGGCAGAGGGGTTGACCTTAAAACTGTGGCAGATGTCAATAGAGCCGCAGTTGACGGTGTAGTACCCGATATTACATTTTTTCTCGACATTGACCCGCGTTTGGCAATAGAAAGAAGGATAAAATCCACGGGTGCGGACAGGATAGAACAGGAAAAAATGGACTTTCATATCAGGGTATATGAGGGTTACAGGAAAATGTCATTATTATATCCCGACAGGATTAAGACAATAGATGCTTCAAAATCAATAGAAGAAATATCTTCACAAATAAAGATATACCTGAAGGAAATACTTTAA
- a CDS encoding cyclic-di-AMP receptor has product MKLVFAIVHDEDGHRVMEELNKNGFSVTKMCSSGGFLKAGNTTLLVGVDEEKLDEVIAIIEKKSKSRRQVINTPASSGGINGMFMPYPVEVTVGGATIFVVDVEKFHKV; this is encoded by the coding sequence ATGAAACTGGTGTTTGCTATTGTACATGATGAAGACGGTCACAGGGTAATGGAGGAACTTAACAAGAACGGCTTTAGTGTTACTAAAATGTGTTCATCCGGAGGTTTCCTAAAGGCTGGAAATACCACTTTACTTGTAGGTGTAGATGAAGAAAAGCTGGATGAAGTAATTGCCATTATTGAAAAGAAATCAAAAAGCAGGAGACAGGTTATAAATACGCCGGCCTCATCCGGAGGTATAAACGGAATGTTTATGCCATATCCCGTTGAAGTAACGGTAGGCGGAGCTACAATTTTTGTAGTTGACGTAGAAAAATTCCACAAGGTTTAA
- a CDS encoding YaaR family protein: MIPIPIKIQDSSDNRTNISALSGRDERTIRNEKDATFSYQLRKLETKNYEERVKVLADKIESQGKKLGKKTDIRELKVYKQLISEFLDEAVSHSHNFMKKNFLDRRGRHRVYAIIKKINEELIELTNEVLKSQQDNISILKKLDDIRGLILDLFL; this comes from the coding sequence GTGATTCCGATTCCCATCAAGATACAGGATTCGTCCGATAACCGTACAAATATTTCAGCTTTGTCCGGCAGAGATGAAAGAACCATAAGAAATGAAAAAGATGCAACTTTTTCATATCAGCTAAGAAAACTTGAAACCAAGAATTATGAAGAGAGGGTTAAAGTACTTGCTGATAAAATAGAGAGTCAGGGCAAAAAACTTGGAAAAAAGACTGACATCAGGGAATTGAAGGTTTACAAGCAGCTAATTTCCGAATTTCTTGATGAGGCGGTTTCACATTCACATAATTTTATGAAGAAAAACTTCCTGGATAGAAGAGGTAGGCACAGGGTTTATGCAATTATAAAGAAAATAAATGAAGAACTTATTGAACTGACAAATGAAGTACTTAAATCACAACAAGACAACATTAGCATACTTAAAAAACTTGATGATATCAGGGGATTGATACTTGACTTGTTTTTATGA